From the genome of Carnobacterium viridans:
ATTAAGGAAACCAACAGATTCTTTTTTCGGACTTCCATCATATCTTAACAAAAATAGGTTGACTTTAAGTTAGACTTACCTTATATTCAATTATAGACAAAATGAATCTGTAATTAAAAGGAAGAGCGATATGAAGTACTCAAAAGCAACAAATTATGCCTTACATTCTATGGTACATTTAGCAATGGAATCTACCTCTGGAGCAGTAAGGGTAGAAGATTTAGCTAAACGTCAAAAAATATCGCCCACTTATTTGTCAAAAATACTGACAAAATTAGCAAAAGCTGGATTGATCGCATCAACTCCGGGAGTAAAAGGTGGATACCGGTTACTGCGTTCACCAGAAGAATGTACATTTCTTGATATCATTCAAGCGATAGAAGGATATGAATCATTACTGAACTGTACGATGTCTCATGATGGTAAGTGGAATAGACACTGTTTAATCGAACGTGCAGTAGCTGATGCAGAAGATAAGCTGAAAGATGAACTTGCACATAAGACAATTGCGGATATTTTGAATCAAAGGCAAGAAAAAAATTAGTGTTCAGCTAATTTTTATTCTAATTATAGATATTAAAGGTCTTTAATAGAGTTTATAGGAGGAGTAAAGATGATAGACGTTGTTGTAATCGGTGGAGGACCAGCAGGAATGAGTGCAGCTTTAGTAGCTGGAAGAGGGAGAAAACAAGTGCTTCTTATCGATGAAGAAAAGCCAAGAAATGCTGTGACGAATGCAACGCATGCATTCTTAACGAGAGATGGCATTAAACCAGAAGCTTTCAGAGAAAAAGGTAGAAGAGATTTACTTAAATATCCAACCATTTCTATCAAAAAAGGTAAAATTCTATCCATTGAAAAAACGTTGGAAAGTTCATTTGAATTAACTACCGAGTCAGAGGAAATAATCAACACTAAAAATATCATTTTAGCTACAGGAGTGAAAGAGACACTTCCAGATGTTAGAGGAATTGAAACCTACTATGGAAGCAGTATTTTCTCTTGTCCTTTCTGTGACGGTTGGGAAATGAAAGATAGACCCCTAGTACTCATAGCAGAATCAGTTCAAGCTTTACATGTTACTAAATTATTGAAAAATTGGACGGATGATCTGATTGTGGCAACTAACGGAAATACAGTTTTTGATGATGACCAGAAAAGAGTTCTGGAAACAAACCATATTCGTCTAATAGAAGAAAGGATTGTTGAGTTAAAAGGTATAGGTGGAGAACTTCAAAGCATTGTCTTCGAAAGCGGAGAAGAAATCAAAAGAGCAGGTGGTTTCTGTACTACAGTATTGGAGAATAACTTTCCGTTCCTTGAGCAATTAGGGATAGAAGTCAACGAAGCAGGATTTATTATGACGGATATCATGGGACACACGAACATAAAAGGTATTTATGCTGCAGGAGAAATAACAGGACCCTCTCAATTGATTGTTTCTGCCAGCCAAGGTCATATGGCAGGTGCAGGGATTATAGCCGAATCTTGTGATGCAGCTTTTCAAGGCATATAAAAGGATTCAGAAAAAAAGAACGGAGTGGAAGCAATGGGACATATAAATCAATTCAATCAGCTAGCAGCAAATTATGATACGCCAAAGAATAGGGATATGGCGAAACGTTCTACCGATGCTATACGCAGTTTATTGGACAAAAATCATACGAAGACAGCTATAGATTTAGGTTGCGGTACAGGAAATGTAGGACTAGACTTGTTAGAGGAATTTGAATCTATGCTGTTTGTAGATGCATCTACAAACATGATCGAACAGGTAGAAAAAAAATTAGTAGATATAGATACAAAAAAAGCGACAGTACTATGTCTGGATATTGAAAAAGACGTTCAGTTTCCCTATAAAGTGGATACGATTATACTCTCTCTAGTATTACATCATATTTCAGATAGTCACCAGTTATTATTAAAACTTTATGAAGCTTTAAATGAAGGCGGACAATTGCTGATCATTGAGATGGAAAAACAAGAAGAAAATTCAAGCAACCACCACCATGGAATTGACAGATTAGTATTAGCTGCTACTTTAACAGAAGTAGGCTTTCAGAATATCCAGTCAGACATCTTTTATAATGCAAAAAAAGAGAGTGATGAACAAGGACTATCGAGATTTATCCTAAGTGCTAGAAAAAATTAAAATAAAGGGTGTTAATTCTTCAGATACAAAAATAATTCACTTTAAAAATTAACAGTAAATTCCATAAAATCAAGTATTGATAAAACAGGCCACAAGGATACAAATATCCTTGTGGCCTAAAACACATTATTTACATAGAATCATGTGTTTAGAAACTTGATAGTTTAAGCTTATTTTTGTTAAGTAGAATTACTTTTTGGATGAAACAGGTTTATACAAAGTGACGGAAAATAAAGAGGATAAGAGAATCGAAAAGATTAAATAGAAGTTGAAAAAAAAAGCTATTGGTTGTGATATATTTTCCTGAATGCTGATAATGGCACAAAAATAGATCTATACTATGAAGAATACGATTGAATCCGATGCAGTTCTTTTTATTAAAAAGACCTAAAATCTTCTTCTTTGTTATATGATGATGTAAGAAACGGATACTTTTTTTACGAAAACAAACTAAAAAAAATAAATATAGTAAATTTCTTTATAAAATTTAACCAAATCTGACATTTTGGAAAGGGAAGAAAATGATGGAAGAATCTATTTTTTTGTTGAAAAAGCTTAATAATGTTTATACGGATTATTATTTCTCTTATTGCGGTTTTGCTAAAACGGAGTCTAAACATAGTTTCGGACCAGCAATTCGTGATCAATATTTAATTCATATCATTCTAGAAGGAGAAGGCTATTATTCTATCAAAAATCAAAAATATTATCTAAGTAAAGGGCAAGGTTTCGTTATCCCGCCTAATGTCTCAACGTTCTATCAAGCAGATGAAAAAAATCCATGGAGCTACGTTTGGATGGGGATAGGCGGTAAAAATGTGGATCATTATTTAGAATATCTAGGCATCAATAATGATCATTTAGCATTTGATGTTATAAATTCAAACGATTTTAAAGCTACAGTATTCGAATGTTTTGCTTACGAACAGGATGATTTAATTAACGAAATCGTATTACAAAAACAAGCCTACAAATTTTTAGAATTACTTGTAAAGTCTTTAGCTATTCCTAAACAGGAAATTATCACAAAGAAAATGAACCCATATGTTAGCCAAGCATTAGAAATCATTAGTAAACAGGCACATAAAAATATCTCAATCGGAAGTCTCTCGGAACAATTATCTATCAACCCCAGCTATTTATCTCGTTTATTTAAAGCTGATATTGGAAGCTCAATCAAGGAATATATCAACGAAATCCGTCTTAATATAGGAAATGATTTATTATCTTCAACGGATTATTCAATACATGAAATAAGTGAACTCACTGGGTTTACTAGCTCTCAAACTTTTTCAAAAGCCTTTAAACAATCCCGCGGGGTTACTCCAAGTGCTTATCGAAAAAACAGAATAGGGATAGGAAAAATGAGACTGAAAAACCGGTAATCTAATATAAAAAAAGTCGCATTTGGCTTACTTTTGTTTGTGAAAAGCGCTTACTATATTGGTAAGCGCTTTTTATAATGGAGATAGTTAAAGAGGAGGAATATTAAGAATGGTAAAAAAACAACAAGCAACAATCACTTATCAATCTGAAATGAATCAATTTCATTTAAGCAATGGAGAAATCAGCTATTTATTTCAAGTTTCTTCAGATGAAAAGCTTTTACATTTGTATTACGGGAAAGCGCTACCGGAAAAGGATTACAGTTATTTAGTTGAAATGCACCATCGACCAATGACAACCTACCGACAAGAAAATGATCTCCTTTATTCTTTAGAACATTTAAAACAAGAATTTCCTGAATATGGTTCTACAGATTTTCGTCATCCAGCCATTTCTTTACGACAAGAAAACGGCTCAAAAATTAGTGATTTTACTTACCATAGTCACAAAATAACGAGTGGGAAACCAAGCTTAGAGAATTTACCTGCTACATATGTAGAGGATGAGAATGAAAGCAAGACATTAACGGTTACACTAAAAGATTCATTGACGGGTGTTGAAGTTGAATTACTCTATACTATTTTTAGCGAGTTGCCTATTATTACTCGAAGCGTTCGTGTTGTTAATAAGGGAAATCAAACACAAGCGATCGAACAAATTGCAAGTTTATCATTAGATCTGCCTGATGCTGAGTATGATTGGATGCAATTATCAGGTGCATGGGGTCGAGAAAGAACCATTAAAGAACGTCCATTACAACAAGGTATTCAATCAATTGAGTCTACAAGAGGAATCTCAAGTCACCAACATAACCCTTTTGTAGCGTTAAAAAGAAAAAATGCAGATGAATTTCAAGGAGAAGTTATTGGAGCATCTTTTGTCTATTCAGGGAACTTCTTAATTCAAGCAGAGGTTGATACATGGGATGTAACTCGTTTGCAGGTAGGAATTAATCCATTTGGTTTTGAATGGAAATTATTGCCTAATGAATCGTTCACTAGTCCAGAAGTAGTACTTGTCTATTCAGACACAGGTTTAAATGGAATGAGTCAAGCCTTTCATCAACTATTTAGAAAGCGCTTAGCTCGAGGCAATTGGAGAGAAAAAGATCGTCCTGTGTTGATTAATAATTGGGAAGCAACCTATTTTGATTTTGATGAAGAAAAATTGGTTAGCATAGCAGAGAAAGCTCATGATGTAGGCGTAGAATTATTTGTACTTGATGACGGATGGTTTGGAGAGAGAAACGACGATCGTGCTGGCTTAGGTGACTGGTTTGTTAATGAGAAAAGATTACCTAAGGGGATTGGCAGTTTAGCAGAAAAAGTACGTGACTTAGGACTGAAATTTGGATTATGGTTTGAACCGGAAATGGTTAATAAAGATAGTAAACTTTACAGAGAGCATCCAGATTGGTTGATTCATACACCTAACCGCAAAGAGAATCATGGTCGTAATCAATTTGTATTGAATTTCGGATTTGATGAAGTTGTAGATAATATTTTCAATCAAATGTGTAAAATTATCGATGAATCTAAATTAGACTATATCAAGTGGGATATGAACCGCCCATTGACAGATGTATATGATCATCGATTGGATATTAGACAGCAAGGAGAAGTTTTCCACCGTTATGTTCTGGGAGTGTACCGATTATACGAAATGTTAGTAACCAGATACCCGAATGTATTATTCGAATCTTGTTCTTCTGGTGGTGGTCGATTTGACCCGGGTATGTTGTATTATGCCCCTCAAACGTGGACAAGCGATGACTCAGATGCTATTGAAAGGTTGAAAATTCAATATGGTACAAGTTTATTGTATCCAATCTCATCTATAGGCGCACATGTTTCAATGGTTCCTAATCATCAAACTAATCGTATCACACCTATCGAAACACGAGGGAACGTTGCATTTTTCGGAGCGTTTGGTTATGAATTAGATTTAAATCAATTGACTCCACAAGAGTTAATAATTGTAGAAGAACAAATTAAATTTTATAAGAAACACCGTTCAACTATTCATAATGGTTCCTTTTATCGATTGCTTTCGCCATTTGACAATGATAATCAAACTGCCTGGATGGTCGTTAGCAAAGACCAAAAAACGGCGATTGTAGCTCACTATAAAGGTTTAAACGAAGTGAATCGTGCTTTCCAAAGAATGCAGCTGAAAGGATTGAATTCTCAATTTGATTACCAAATTAAGCAACAATCCTATTCTGGTACAGAATTGATGAACGCAGGATTAGTAATTACAGATTCTTCAAGCGGACAAATTATTGATCAAAATGATCAAACAGAAACACATGATTTTGATTCTAGGATATGGGTTCTTACTAAAGAGGAGAGATAGTAAATGAAAAATCCGAATAACGTACTACAAACAGTAGGAGTGCTAAGCATTTCGTTAATGCTTCCCAGCTCCCAAGCTATTAACGGTGTGATTCCTCAAATGAAAGAGGCTTTAAATATTTCGCAAAGTCAAAGCGAATTACTAGGAACAGCTCCTAGTATCACCGTTATTTTGTTTATCTTGTTATCTAGTTATGTTGCTGATAAGCTCGGTATGAGAAAGACAATTATTATTGGTTTATTATTAGCTGGTATAGGAGGAATTCTACCTGTCTTTGTAGCGAACTTTCCAATCGTATTAATTAGCAGAATTATTTTAGGAGCTGGGCTAGGATTATACAATTCTTTAGCAGTTACTTATATTAGCGCTTTATATACTGGAAACGCACGAGCATCATTATTAGGTATGAGAAGCTCTATGGAAGCAATTGGTCAAACTGTGTTGATTTTCTTAGCAGGTATATTAGTCAATATTAGTTGGACTGCTTCATTTAGTGTATATGCATTAGCCTTTCCGATAGCGCTTCTGTTTGCTTTAAGAGTTCCTGAAGTAAAAATTGAAAAGTCTGAAAGCGGTTCAGTTAAAGAAAAAATGAATCCAGCGGTATACGCGCTTGTATTGTTTGCGATCTTACTTGTAATGAATAGCATTGCAATATCTGTACGATTTTCTTCTATAGTCACAGAAATTAATGGTTCAGCATTTAACGCTAGTAATTATTTAGCTTTAATGCCGATATTAGGTATTGCTGCCGGATTTATCTTTGGTGCTGTTAATCGAACCTTCGGAAATAAAACAATGTATTTAGGAATTGGCTTCTTTATTCTATCAAACGTATTCATTGCTATGTCGAGTGGAAATATGGTCTTGCTGTTGCTAGGGTTATTTTTATCAAGTATTCCAGGCGCATGGTATTTTCCATTTATATTTAGTAATCTAGATAGAATTACGACAAAAAATACTGTGAATCTTGCTACATCGCTCATTTTTATTGGGTGTAACATAGGAAACTTTATTGCTCCGATCGCTATGAGTTTTACTCAAATGATTACGGGAAGCAACGAATTAACTGCTCCATTTTATGTTTTTGCTGTTTTGTTTATTCTCGTTCTTTTAGTAACGATTTTCGCTAATCAAAAGAGACCTCAAGAAAGAATTAAACAAGATATTTAAGGTTTTATGAATTATAGAATAAGCAAGTAAGATAAAAGGTTGTGTAAAGTATTTCAATCTACTCTATTATTTTGAAATCGCTATTTAAAGCATGTTGAAAAATAGTTAGAAGAGTGAGGCTCACTGCTTTTCTGGGTAAAAAGAGAGTTGGAGAATCCTATGTAAATAGGGTTCTTTTTTTCATCTTAAAAGCAAAGGAATTTAGAGATAGTTACCAATACGACACACACTATTGATAAAAAACTGAAAATAGACAAAATCCACTACATCTTATTGAAGTCGAATGAATGATTCGAGATTATCAAGCTATTGGTGCGTTATCCCTGAAAAGTTGTACTTATTCTCGATAATCCACGAATCAATCATGCTAAGCTAATTCAACTTCTTCTCGAAGAAAACAAACTCAAATCAAACTCCTTTATTAAACAAAAGAGTATCTTTTCAATCAGTGTCATTGTCATGTTGATTGTATTTAAACTACTGTTATAAATGGTGATTAAATAAAAAATTTCAGTTTAAGTTAAATTTTATGGACTCATTGTGAAAAAAATACGCGAAATGACAAGAAATCGATTACATTCTTTGAGGAAACACTAAGGTGAATCGCTTTACAAGTGTTTTTTTTAGCGGTACATTATGGATGAAACGCTTGAAAGCGTATTACATTATTGGAGGGAATAAAATGACGAAAGAATATATTATGTCGATTGATCAAGGTACTACTAGTTCTAGAGCAATCATATTTGATAAAGCAGGAAACCCCAAATGGAGTTCTCAAAAAGAATTCACTCAACATTTTCCTCAACCAGGTTGGGTAGAACATGATGCAAACGAAATTTGGGTTTCAGTTTTATCAGTCATTGCAGGCGTTTTGATTGAATCTGGATTAAAACCATCTGATATTGATAGTATTGGAATTACCAACCAACGTGAAACAACTGTTGTTTGGGATAAAGCAACTGGTAGACCTATTTATCGTGCCATTGTTTGGCAATCAAAACAAACGAATGATATTGCAGATCAGTTAAAAGAAGATGGGCATACAAAATTAATTAAAGATAAAACGGGATTAGTAATTGATTCCTACTTTTCAGCAACTAAAATTAAGTGGATCTTGGATCATGTTGAAGGATCAAGAGAACGTGCTAAAAAAGGTGAACTGTTATTTGGGACAATCGATTCTTGGTTGGTTTGGAGATTAACAGGTGGAAAAGCACATGTTACTGATTATTCAAATGCTAGTCGTACGATGCTGTTTAATATTTATGATCTTAAATGGGATGAAGATATTTTAGCATTATTAGATATACCAAAAGAAATGCTTCCAGAAGTAAAATCTTCTTCAGAAATTTATGGCAAAACAATCCCAGAACATTTCTATGGTGGACAAATTCCAATTGCCGGTATGGCTGGTGACCAACAAGCTGCTTTATTCGGTCAGGTAGGATATGAAAAAGGAATGGTTAAAAACACTTATGGTACAGGTGCTTTTATTATTATGAACACCGGAAAAGAACCCATTAAATCAGATAATGGATTGCTTACATCAATTGCTTACGGTTTAAACGGTGAAATCACTTACGCCTTAGAAGGTAGTATTTTTGTTGCTGGATCAGCACTTCAATGGTTAAGAGACGGAATGAGAATGTTTAGAACGGCTCCAGAATCAGAAGAGTATGCTAAAAAAGTAGAGTCAACAGAAAATGTGTATGTCGTACCAGCATTTACAGGGTTGGGAGCCCCTTATTGGGATCAAGATGCTCGTGGAGCGGTCTTTGGTTTAACACGTGGGACAACGAAAGAGCACTTCATCAGAGCAACACTTGAATCGTTAGCTTACCAAACAAAAGATGTTGTAGATACAATGAACAAAGAATCAGGTATTCCAATTAAAACATTGCGTGTGGATGGTGGAGCATCAAAAAATGACTTTTTAATGCAATTCCAAGCGGATATTTTAGATACTAAAATCGAACGTTCTAAAATCAGTGAAACAACAGCTTTAGGTGCTGCTTATCTTGCAGGATTGGCAACTGGATTCTGGAAGGACCAAGATGAGATAAAAAAATACTGGGAAAAAGATGCGACATTTGAACCAAATATGGAAGAAGAAGAGCGTGAAGATTTGTATGCCGGTTGGCAATCAGCTGTAGCAGCTACTCGAGTGTTCAAACATAAATCTAAAAGAAAAAATAAATAAAATCCAGCGAAAATAAATCGTTTCGCGAATAAGTGATATGGAAAATCAGTCCACTTTTCCGTGAAACGGCTCTACACGAATAAATGAGGAATCAAACTATTGCCACTTTTCCATAAAAGTTGATTCCTTGGAAAAGTGGAGCAAAAAAACTTGCCATTTCCTGAAAAAGGAGATGGCAAGTTTTTTTAGGTTCGTTTGAATGGTAAGATCTTAGTCAAAATCTATAGAAGAGTTGTCTTCTGTAATCGTGCTGTTTTCTTGACGTTCATGCAGTTTTTTCATAACAAAACGTGCAGGTGGTTGAGCAATCAAAAGCTCACAGAATAAAGCAATTGAAAAGTTTCTAGGCCAATGTGATAAGGTTTCAAATAAAGATAAGTTGAAACCTTTTCCAATCATAGTGCCAATGAATGTCATAATCAATGACATCCCAATAACAGTAAAAAAGATGGTGAATAATATTCTTGCATTAAATCCATCGGTATCATCGGAAAAAGTGTGCACTAATTTTTCTGCAATTCGTCCAATAACGAGTACTTCTAGCAACATGGCAATGATCAAGATAATGGGAAAAGACTTTAGAATAATCATGAATACTTCTGTATCAAGCTTTCCAAATTCTAGTCCAATGTTTACTGTGCTCATAATAAGAACAGTTATCGTACAAATAATAAGACCGTATAACATTCCTTCTTTAGCATTGTGCGGCAATCTGTTTTCTTTAACTTCTTTGATAGTGAAGAACTCCTTTTTTGTGTATCTATAAAAAGTGTATCAGAAAGTATACCTCTTTCGTAAGTAAAACTTTCATGAAAATTACATGAAAGTTTCAATATATTTTAACCAAATTAAAGAACCGCTCTTCATTATAGAAAGCGGTTCTCAATTAAATAATATTATTTTATTTTTAAGGTGTTCAATTGTTCTTCAATAGCATCTAATGGAGCTTCCGCTTGCAATAAAGCAGCTGCAGTATAGGCACTTTCGATTAACGCAGTGTCGTATAAGTTAACGGTCTTATCAGAGGTTTCAATTGCTAGTTCTAAATTCATTTTAGCGCTACCTAGATCATAAAAAGCCAGAACCGTTTCTTCTTCAAATGAAGATAAAGCTTCTTCAATTCGATCAAAGCTAGTTCCAATTCCGCCTTCTGGAGTTCCACCAGCACTTTTAACAGTGACATCTTTAGCAACTTCACTAATTAATTTAGCTAAACCGTCCGCAATTTCGTTTACATGAGAAACTAACAAGACACCGTATTCTTTACTCATCGTAGACACCTGCTTCCATCATTGTTTTAAATAAATAACTGCTTGACATAGCACCCGGGTCAATATGACCGATAGAGCGATCGCCTAAATAAGAGGCACGACCTTTAGTAGCTTTTATGTCTTTCGTTTTCTCAACAGTTTCTTCAATAAAAGCACTCGTTAACGTTTTTGATTTTACAGCTTCAACAACCGGTATCCATTCATCGACCATAGTTTTTTCTCCTGCTACGGCTTTTCCACGTTTTTGGATGCCTTCTAATCCGGCTTCTAAGACGGTTGCTAGGTCATCGTTGTCTTGGCTAGCCTTGGCCATGCCAATAAAAGCAGAGCCTAGTAGTGGGCCTGAAGCGCCTCCTACTTTACTAACTAAAGTCATTCCAGTTACTTTAAGAAGATCGGGTAACGTTTCAGGATTTTTAGTTTGCAATGCTTCAGTTAATGCATTAGCTCCGCGAGCAAGGTTGTTTCCGTGGTCACCATCACCAATAGCCGTATCTAGTTCGCTAAGATAATCTTTGTTTTCTAAAATTTGTTCAATAAAAAGATCAATCCACTTTCTTGCTGTTTCTTGAGTTAACATAAGTTTTTTTTCCCCTTTCTTTACCAAGCAATGGTTGTTACGGGTGTATTTAAATACTCTAACCAACTAGAATCTTCCAGTTTGACTAAGGTTAAAGAAAGACCTTCCATATCGATAGAAGTCATGTAGTCGCCAACTTTTCTGAAGGCTAACGTTAATCCTTCGTCCGATAATAACTGTTTCACATCATTCATAAAAATAAATTGTTCCATTAATGGAGTTCCACCCATACCATTTACTAAAACGGCAAAAGAATCTCCTTTTTCCCATTGAAATTCTTTTTTTAATTGATTCACAAGTTCTTTAGCTAATGCAGCAGAAGGTTGAAGTTTTTCTCTACGGTAACCTGGTTCGCCGTGAATTCCTACGCCAAATTCAATTTCGTCAGCTTCTAATTCAAATCCTGGTTTGCCAACTTCTGGCACAGTAGCAGGATTTAATGCAACACCTAAAGATTTTACAGTGGGGATAAGTTTGTCTGCTAATGTTTTAATTTCTGTTAAAGATAAGCCTTTTTCGGCAGCGGCACCTAAAATTTTATGGACCAAAACAGTACCAGCAATACCACGTTTTCCAGCAGTATACGTACTGTCTTCAACGGCGATATCATCATCTACTACAATATAATCAACTTCAATATCTTCCATTTCCGCTAACTCTTTAGCCATATCAAAGTTCATAACGTCTCCAGAATAATTTTTAATAATTAAAAAGACACCTTTACCTTCATCGCTAGCTTTAATACCTTCTAATATTTGGTCAGGAGTTGGAGAGGTGAAAACCTCACCACAAACGGCAGCCGACAACATTCCTTTTCCGACAAAACCAGCATGAGAAGGTTCATGTCCACTTCCGCCACCACTCACTAAACCAACTTTTCCAGTGTGTTCAACTTTACGGTGAATGACAGATGTTTCAGGTAAGCGTTCAACTAAATCTTCATAGGCAAAAGCTAAGCCATTCAGCATTTCATCTAAAATATTTGATGGATCATTGATGATTTTTTTCATTTTTTCCAGACCCCCTGAGAGTTTTCTAATTGACTTCATTATTATTGTAACCGTTATTAACGCAAAGAACAAAGCAAACGATTAGTGGAGATGACTAAATAGCCGATGAAAAAAAAGGGCTGGTTTCAAGCTGTTTTGGTATACTAGTAATAGATGCAAATCGTTATGTTAAAATTGCAACGTATTTAGAAATCAGGTTAACGACATTAGATATCGAATTGGTGCCAATTCAAAAACTGCCTTTATTATCCGTTGTTAAAGAAGACATGTTAGAATATTTTAAAGAGTAATTTTTAATCAATCAAAAATGGAGGCCAATAATGAAAACTCTAGTGATCCTATCTCATCCTGAAATTAAGGAGTCAGGAAGTCAGCAGTATTTGCTGAGTTCGATTCCTGAAAATAAAAATATTACCGTTCATCATTTGGAATCCATTTATCCTGATTTCAACATAGACGTAGAAAAAGAACAAGAGCTATTAAAAAGACACGATCGAATCATTTTTCAGTTTCCTTTTTACTGGTATACAGCTCCTGCATTATTGAAAAAATGGCAAGATGATGTACTGGCAGATGGTTTTGCTTATGGTAAGAAAGGGAAAGCATTAATCGGAAAAGAATTTGGGTTAGTATTGAGTATTGGTGTGAAAAAAGAAGAATACCAAGCTGGAGGACGTGAAGGATTCAGTATTGATGAGTTGACAAAACCCTTTCAAGCGATGGCATTGAAGACTGGAATGACGTTTCTTAAAACATTGCCTATTTTTCAATTTAGTTATTTAACAGAAAATCAAAAAATGAGTCTATTGATTCGCTATCAACAATATTTAACTCGTGAAAAAGATGATAGTTTAGAAGCTCGAGAAAGATGGTTCATCCAAGAATTATCAGAGACGGATGTGACTAAATTAAATAATGGCGATCAATTCGTTCTAGACCAAGCAATTGAATTTATAGAAGAAAATAGAGATACAATAGATGAATTGAAGATTGTTTTAGATCAAATGAAATAGCTTGTTAAGGAGGTCGGTAAATGAAATGGAACAAAAAGAGTGGTTGATTCAAGAATTGGAACGATTAATCCAAACAAGTCGCGATTACAAGCAAAAAGCTTTATTAAAAGCTGTAATTGCTTTAATTGATGAGCAAGTTGAACGAATTAGACAAATGGAAGGCGAATTGGATGGAACCTTATGGAGTCCACGCAATTGGAATGAGTAAGACAAAAAAAAGGCAACCTTAAACAGGGTTGCCTTTTTTTTTATAGAAAGAACTGAGTTTTACTGTTGGGCTAATTCTCAAACTTTTGTACAAATAGAATCTATAAA
Proteins encoded in this window:
- a CDS encoding NAD(P)H-dependent oxidoreductase encodes the protein MKTLVILSHPEIKESGSQQYLLSSIPENKNITVHHLESIYPDFNIDVEKEQELLKRHDRIIFQFPFYWYTAPALLKKWQDDVLADGFAYGKKGKALIGKEFGLVLSIGVKKEEYQAGGREGFSIDELTKPFQAMALKTGMTFLKTLPIFQFSYLTENQKMSLLIRYQQYLTREKDDSLEARERWFIQELSETDVTKLNNGDQFVLDQAIEFIEENRDTIDELKIVLDQMK
- the dhaK gene encoding dihydroxyacetone kinase subunit DhaK, which produces MKKIINDPSNILDEMLNGLAFAYEDLVERLPETSVIHRKVEHTGKVGLVSGGGSGHEPSHAGFVGKGMLSAAVCGEVFTSPTPDQILEGIKASDEGKGVFLIIKNYSGDVMNFDMAKELAEMEDIEVDYIVVDDDIAVEDSTYTAGKRGIAGTVLVHKILGAAAEKGLSLTEIKTLADKLIPTVKSLGVALNPATVPEVGKPGFELEADEIEFGVGIHGEPGYRREKLQPSAALAKELVNQLKKEFQWEKGDSFAVLVNGMGGTPLMEQFIFMNDVKQLLSDEGLTLAFRKVGDYMTSIDMEGLSLTLVKLEDSSWLEYLNTPVTTIAW
- the dhaL gene encoding dihydroxyacetone kinase subunit DhaL — protein: MLTQETARKWIDLFIEQILENKDYLSELDTAIGDGDHGNNLARGANALTEALQTKNPETLPDLLKVTGMTLVSKVGGASGPLLGSAFIGMAKASQDNDDLATVLEAGLEGIQKRGKAVAGEKTMVDEWIPVVEAVKSKTLTSAFIEETVEKTKDIKATKGRASYLGDRSIGHIDPGAMSSSYLFKTMMEAGVYDE
- the dhaM gene encoding dihydroxyacetone kinase phosphoryl donor subunit DhaM, which codes for MSKEYGVLLVSHVNEIADGLAKLISEVAKDVTVKSAGGTPEGGIGTSFDRIEEALSSFEEETVLAFYDLGSAKMNLELAIETSDKTVNLYDTALIESAYTAAALLQAEAPLDAIEEQLNTLKIK
- the glpK gene encoding glycerol kinase GlpK, yielding MTKEYIMSIDQGTTSSRAIIFDKAGNPKWSSQKEFTQHFPQPGWVEHDANEIWVSVLSVIAGVLIESGLKPSDIDSIGITNQRETTVVWDKATGRPIYRAIVWQSKQTNDIADQLKEDGHTKLIKDKTGLVIDSYFSATKIKWILDHVEGSRERAKKGELLFGTIDSWLVWRLTGGKAHVTDYSNASRTMLFNIYDLKWDEDILALLDIPKEMLPEVKSSSEIYGKTIPEHFYGGQIPIAGMAGDQQAALFGQVGYEKGMVKNTYGTGAFIIMNTGKEPIKSDNGLLTSIAYGLNGEITYALEGSIFVAGSALQWLRDGMRMFRTAPESEEYAKKVESTENVYVVPAFTGLGAPYWDQDARGAVFGLTRGTTKEHFIRATLESLAYQTKDVVDTMNKESGIPIKTLRVDGGASKNDFLMQFQADILDTKIERSKISETTALGAAYLAGLATGFWKDQDEIKKYWEKDATFEPNMEEEEREDLYAGWQSAVAATRVFKHKSKRKNK
- a CDS encoding DUF2798 domain-containing protein, with amino-acid sequence MPHNAKEGMLYGLIICTITVLIMSTVNIGLEFGKLDTEVFMIILKSFPIILIIAMLLEVLVIGRIAEKLVHTFSDDTDGFNARILFTIFFTVIGMSLIMTFIGTMIGKGFNLSLFETLSHWPRNFSIALFCELLIAQPPARFVMKKLHERQENSTITEDNSSIDFD